A portion of the Acidisarcina polymorpha genome contains these proteins:
- the ppk1 gene encoding polyphosphate kinase 1: MPEIKSRPETLVIGRDESWMAFNLRVLEEAQDASNPLLERVKFLAITASNLDEFAEIRIAGVLQRIEDGYKEPGPDGLTPQQALSDLSENVHNFVREQYRCWNDQLLPELHSNGVRVLKWDELDAPAQAIASDFYQKEVDPLLTPITLDPAHPFPRVINKALCLALLLRRKRRGAGAQNSLLGVVTVPRALPRLVSLPSSIGTHDFIFLHDLIEHHAAGMYRGYEILSKAAFRVTRNSNLYFEEEEARNLLETVRTELHNRRKGDAVRLEIEESADPEIIDRLRINFELEDSQVYRTDGPVNLSRLMNLYSDTPRPDLKFQPFVPRELRLSRNATDLFDDLRRRDILLHHPFDSYDGVVGFIQSAAADPRVLSIKQTLYRTSSDSPIFQALVDAAQNKEVTVVVELMARFDEASNIRWARNLEDAGVQVFHGILGLKTHCKLALLVRHDEDGVTRRYAHLGTGNYNPSTARFYTDISLLTSDPEITLGAHNVFRYLTAHSESDDYKPLLVSPLTLAETFIRLIHRETEHAAAGHPAQIIAKMNALLEPSVVEALYAASQAGVQIDLIVRGMSALRPGLKGISENIRVRSIVGRFLEHSRIFYFANGGDEEVYCGSADWLTRNLFERCEVVFPIKDPHLRARLRDEILAAFLADNVKTRLEASDGTYYYANTVEPYKSAPRFESQTFLMRLAEGKASVSDIPKYLPASPAKQHREHSKPHSAPAKKARNKNHAGASEHFEAMENAKV, from the coding sequence ATGCCCGAAATCAAGTCGCGCCCCGAAACCCTGGTCATCGGTCGAGACGAATCCTGGATGGCCTTCAACCTGCGAGTATTGGAGGAGGCGCAGGATGCCTCAAATCCTTTGCTCGAACGAGTCAAATTCCTCGCTATTACCGCGAGCAATCTTGACGAATTCGCGGAAATTCGGATCGCCGGCGTCCTCCAGCGAATTGAAGACGGTTACAAAGAACCAGGTCCGGACGGACTGACGCCGCAGCAGGCCCTCTCCGACTTGAGCGAGAACGTTCACAACTTCGTCCGCGAGCAATATCGCTGCTGGAACGATCAGCTGCTCCCGGAACTGCACTCAAATGGCGTCCGTGTGCTGAAATGGGACGAACTGGATGCGCCCGCTCAAGCGATCGCGAGCGACTTCTACCAAAAAGAAGTTGATCCTCTGCTCACGCCAATCACCCTTGACCCAGCCCATCCTTTCCCCAGGGTCATTAACAAGGCTCTTTGTCTGGCCCTGCTCCTAAGGCGGAAGAGACGCGGAGCCGGCGCGCAGAACTCTCTGCTCGGCGTCGTTACCGTACCCCGGGCGTTGCCGAGGCTGGTCAGTCTGCCATCCAGCATCGGAACCCACGACTTCATCTTCCTTCACGATCTGATCGAACATCATGCAGCTGGCATGTATCGCGGCTACGAAATCCTGTCGAAAGCTGCCTTTCGGGTGACGCGCAACAGCAATCTCTACTTCGAGGAAGAAGAGGCGAGGAATCTGCTCGAGACCGTGCGCACGGAACTCCATAACCGTCGCAAGGGGGACGCCGTCCGTTTGGAGATCGAAGAGTCCGCCGATCCCGAGATTATTGATCGCCTGCGCATCAATTTCGAGCTCGAGGACAGCCAGGTCTACCGCACCGACGGCCCGGTCAACCTGTCGCGGCTCATGAATCTCTATAGCGACACTCCACGTCCGGATCTGAAATTTCAGCCCTTCGTTCCCCGGGAACTGCGGCTCAGCCGCAACGCAACCGATTTGTTCGATGATCTCCGTCGCCGGGACATTTTACTGCACCATCCCTTTGATTCGTATGATGGCGTGGTCGGCTTTATTCAGTCAGCCGCCGCCGATCCACGGGTCCTCTCGATCAAACAGACGCTATACAGGACGAGTTCCGATTCTCCTATTTTCCAGGCGCTGGTCGACGCTGCACAGAACAAGGAAGTGACGGTGGTGGTCGAATTGATGGCGCGCTTCGACGAAGCCTCGAATATCCGCTGGGCGCGCAACCTCGAAGATGCGGGCGTTCAGGTCTTCCATGGCATTCTCGGCCTGAAGACCCACTGCAAGCTCGCCCTGCTGGTCCGCCATGACGAAGATGGGGTCACCCGCCGCTATGCTCACCTCGGCACCGGCAACTACAATCCCAGCACCGCCCGCTTCTACACCGATATCAGCCTGCTCACTTCCGACCCCGAGATTACGCTCGGCGCGCATAATGTCTTCCGCTATCTGACCGCACACTCCGAGTCCGACGACTATAAGCCGTTGCTCGTCTCCCCGCTCACGCTCGCAGAGACCTTCATTCGCCTGATCCACCGGGAGACCGAACATGCCGCCGCCGGTCACCCCGCACAAATCATCGCAAAGATGAACGCATTGCTCGAGCCCAGTGTCGTTGAGGCCCTCTATGCGGCTTCTCAAGCAGGGGTGCAGATCGACCTGATCGTGCGTGGCATGTCCGCTCTCCGCCCCGGCCTGAAAGGCATCAGCGAAAACATCCGCGTCCGCTCGATCGTGGGGCGCTTCCTGGAGCATAGCCGGATTTTTTATTTCGCAAACGGCGGCGACGAGGAAGTCTACTGCGGCAGCGCGGATTGGCTCACTCGCAACCTCTTTGAACGCTGTGAAGTAGTCTTCCCGATCAAGGATCCTCATCTCCGAGCCCGGCTGCGGGATGAAATTCTGGCCGCTTTTCTGGCGGACAACGTCAAAACACGCCTCGAAGCATCCGATGGCACTTACTACTACGCGAATACCGTTGAACCTTATAAATCCGCCCCTCGATTTGAGTCACAGACCTTCCTGATGCGTCTGGCCGAAGGTAAGGCAAGCGTGAGCGATATACCCAAATACCTCCCGGCATCTCCCGCGAAGCAGCACCGCGAGCACTCTAAGCCACATTCAGCGCCGGCAAAGAAGGCGCGAAACAAGAACCATGCCGGCGCTAGTGAGCATTTTGAGGCTATGGAAAACGCAAAGGTCTAG